In the bacterium genome, one interval contains:
- a CDS encoding short-chain dehydrogenase, with protein sequence MNIEGRKILVLGGYGLVGMAVCRELLARKPREIQIHSLTQAETEEARQMLLSEAGDATISTSHGDIFGPSATGSRDNELEAQLGQLQDENLPSYLLYQLLVDGRPDILIDCVNTATGIAYRDVYSAARTVLDERESGQLRDQSVTTLLEALYIPRLIRHIQILYRGMQDAATAVYLKVGTSGTGGMGLNVPYTHSEEKPSRVLLSKSAVAGAHSLLLFLMARTPEAPITKEIKPAAAIAWKKIGYGPIARRREPIFMVKPEARPLGDSFSTVDPEAGELTDDVLTTAYIDTGENGIFSLEEFAMLTTAEQMEFVTPEEIAQYLVFEIEGGNTGHDIINALDNAVLGPSYRAGMMRHWAMERMAELERQGETRSVAFEMLGPPRNTKLLFEAHLLREAFGTMVAVRDASPEDVAEALDKLVRNRPRIASEVISVGLPIILSSGEIMRSPKVIVPSNADDVALTPELVERWVRQGWVDLRVSNCRRWVERFRAIHNELTAIPEEDTSSRYLRNHRFWDENKGIQPGKLVGWILSGEEKGDRVKH encoded by the coding sequence GTGAATATCGAAGGGCGCAAAATACTGGTCCTGGGAGGCTACGGACTGGTCGGAATGGCCGTCTGCCGCGAGCTCTTGGCCCGCAAGCCTCGCGAGATTCAGATCCACAGCCTGACCCAGGCGGAGACCGAAGAGGCCCGGCAGATGCTTCTTTCCGAAGCCGGCGACGCCACGATCTCCACCTCGCATGGGGATATCTTCGGACCGTCCGCCACCGGATCCCGTGACAACGAGCTCGAGGCTCAGCTCGGCCAGCTCCAGGATGAGAATCTACCGAGCTATTTGCTCTACCAGCTGCTCGTTGACGGCCGGCCCGACATCCTCATCGACTGCGTCAACACGGCTACCGGCATCGCCTACCGAGACGTCTATTCCGCGGCACGAACCGTCCTGGACGAGCGCGAGAGCGGCCAGCTTCGCGACCAGTCCGTAACCACTCTTCTCGAGGCGCTCTACATACCGCGCCTGATCCGGCACATCCAGATCCTGTATCGAGGCATGCAGGACGCAGCCACCGCGGTCTACCTCAAGGTCGGCACCAGTGGAACCGGCGGCATGGGCTTGAACGTTCCGTACACCCACAGCGAAGAGAAGCCGAGTCGGGTCTTGCTGTCGAAGAGCGCCGTGGCCGGCGCGCACTCTCTGCTGCTCTTTCTGATGGCACGCACACCCGAGGCGCCGATCACTAAAGAGATCAAGCCGGCGGCGGCGATTGCCTGGAAGAAGATCGGCTACGGGCCCATTGCCCGGCGCCGCGAGCCGATCTTCATGGTCAAACCCGAGGCCAGACCGCTCGGAGACAGCTTCTCGACGGTCGATCCCGAGGCCGGCGAACTCACCGACGACGTCTTGACCACCGCTTACATCGATACCGGCGAGAACGGCATCTTCAGCCTGGAAGAGTTCGCGATGCTGACAACCGCCGAACAGATGGAATTCGTCACGCCCGAGGAGATCGCGCAGTATCTCGTCTTCGAGATCGAAGGCGGCAACACCGGGCACGACATCATCAACGCACTCGACAACGCGGTGCTCGGCCCGTCCTATCGGGCCGGGATGATGCGCCACTGGGCCATGGAGCGCATGGCCGAGCTCGAGCGCCAGGGCGAGACCCGGAGCGTGGCCTTCGAAATGCTCGGGCCGCCGAGGAACACGAAGCTCCTGTTCGAGGCCCATCTCCTGCGCGAGGCGTTCGGCACCATGGTTGCCGTGCGCGATGCCAGCCCGGAGGATGTCGCCGAGGCCCTCGACAAGCTGGTTCGCAACCGACCCCGTATCGCCAGCGAGGTGATTTCCGTCGGCCTGCCGATCATATTGAGCTCCGGCGAGATCATGCGGAGTCCCAAGGTCATCGTGCCCTCGAATGCCGATGATGTAGCGCTCACACCGGAGCTTGTCGAGCGTTGGGTCCGGCAGGGCTGGGTCGATCTGCGGGTGTCGAACTGCCGACGCTGGGTCGAGCGCTTCCGAGCGATTCACAACGAGCTTACGGCCATTCCCGAGGAAGACACCTCGAGCCGGTATCTTCGAAACCACCGATTCTGGGACGAAAACAAGGGGATTCAGCCGGGCAAGCTCGTCGGTTGGATCCTCTCCGGCGAAGAGAAGGGCGACCGGGTAAAGCACTAG